Within the Medicago truncatula cultivar Jemalong A17 chromosome 4, MtrunA17r5.0-ANR, whole genome shotgun sequence genome, the region tttcctttttttattttattttggtcaacaAAACTTTATTAACCCAAAGGCTACACAAACacagaagagagaaaaaaaaaaaacaggaaaaTGCTCCTAGCCCAAACCATATAAGTATAAGGGATAGTCATTCTTTTGTTTAGAGAACTATCAGATTAATCACAGAAAGGTACGATGAATAACAAACAAGATGATGTCCATGGCAAAGCATTAGGTCTGTTACTTAAAGACAAAATCAAAGTAAGtattaatcaataatttttcattcattGTTAATTAACTATTCTATAGCTAATGTTATACATCTCTCTTGTTTCATGTCACAGAGGAAGCTAATAAGTTTTAGAGCGAAGTGCAAGGATAAGATCAAAGAAAATGGAGATGATACCACTGTAGAGGTATATATTCTCATATCTTTAATTTACTTCAAATTAATTTCATAGCACAACAATTTTTTACTGTAAGGAAGAAGTTAAAGGATATAGACAAATTTGAAGgctaaaatttttaatttttcttatgttttcaTTGTAAATTATATGAAACACGTAAAATAAaaccatttcatttttttgtcattaaaaTCAACTGTTAGTTGAATTTTCGAatatatccaaaatataatttatgcaTGTATTTGGTGTTAGGGTTTACAACCATGCTTGGTGCAGTCCTCAGGCATCTCGGaggtgaaaaatgaaaatgccATCACACAAGACCTTCAGAATCAAGAACAAGTTGGTGCAGAAGATGTGGCAGAACAAGAACATCCCTTATCCGATCCGTGTGAAGACCAACCACACAATCAGGTACATTGTTAAGTACATTGTTAATGCAATGTACATTGAGTAACTAAGAAACCTACAAttcatttatttgttataaCATTTCAATTATTGTTCTAACATATTGTATTGATGCTTTTGTTTGATAGGAACCACATAGAAGAGGGCGAATTTTGACAACAATATTGATCAGAAAGGAGATTATATCATTTCACTTTCCAATAGATGCAACGACTTTCCCAAACACAGAAAATTTATCATCAAATCTTCATCAATGGGAGGTAGAATGTAGAAAAAGAAGTTCGGGAACATTAGATACggtaaaaataatttctttagtgtattttcatataattataTGATAGATAGTATATATTTGTCAATGTTAACAACACTcatttatcttcattttttttgttttgtttttctttcatgaaGTACTATACTCATGGTACCACTACTGGTAAGAAATTACGATCAGTGACAGAAGTTGTAAATCACTTACTTCCAGAAGGCTACACCAAGATAGAATCAAAggataaaatagaaaaggtgAAGAATTAAAActttatatataaatgtttatgtTGTATCTTATAAGAGTAATccgtatatttttttaggacGTTGAGGCCAAGGAGGAAGATAACAGTCTTGAAGTGAGGGATACAAGTGTACTTTCTCATAGTGTCTCCTTACcaaagaagagaaaaacaataaacaagGTGATGCATCATATTTAATGATAATGTTGCTACaatgatttataatattttgtggcattttttgttatgaagtttctggtataatatttttatatagtttagcaataattaattttatttatactcAATCTTTTACGTAAACtccttcaaataaattttaggAAATTGGGGATATGAGTGAAAACAACACTCTTGAAGCAAGGTTTTCTAGTATGCTTGCGGCTCGTCTTTCCAACTCATCAAAGcgaaaaagaacaaaaagaaaaaataaggtGATGCGATCAAATTATGTTAATGATAAATATTGTAACCATTATTTCgactaaatatttttacaatgttttttatatctaggttaaagaagaaaattctgaaaaaatgaagaatacCTTGCTTGATCCTCCTTCTTGTGCTGATGATAAGAAAAATGGTGAAGAGAATATGGGTAATAATTCAATCCAACCTTCACCTATTCTACAAGAAGACTCAATCTCATATGGGCTGATTGAATGGCAAATGCATTGTAGTGTTATCGATAAGCTACGATGGGAAGACATTTGCAACGAGTACAATTGTAATGATAATTCTATCTCAACCAAGGACAATGAAGAGAACAAAGATTTGCGCCTTATTGCTGAAATGGACATAGATATGTGATAGATTTAATAGATTGATAATGAGAAACATTATGAAAAGTTGAATTGGTGTAATAAAATGTTGGTACATTTATTCATTTAGAATTTATTGAAAGCTATAGATTGGTTTTAGTACCTATCAACCTGATGAAGGTGATTTCATTTAGCTTTTTAATTATCATTCATTCATAGTTTGAGAAATTATTACTTGAAGAGAGTTGATTAAGTAATTCATCTGTTAAGTTGGACGAGGAAATCACTTAAGTAATTCATTCATAGTTTGTTTTTTAACGGGAAGATAACCGGTGTTAGGAGAGAAAGGGAGGCatttatctatttaataaaaatataagggaagttattgtttatttttatgtatgtgTCATTTAAAGAAAAGTTAAGGGAGGTTAAtgtaattttctcttttttctaaGTCCCCAAATAAAGCTATGCCTAAAACTTCCATGAAAATAAATCACATACTCACCATGATTTTCCTATAAGTTATTTTGCATGAATAGCTATGATTTATTTTGGAAATtgcataattgtttttttacattaaaaacatgtttttcaTGATATTTGTAATGAATTATTCGTATCTTTTGTAAAACCTGTTTTTATTCTTCAGCATATGATTTTAAATAGGATTATTTGCTTAAATTGACCTATGTCTGAAAAATaaccttgtaaaataaaaaatagatattctAACACTGtaatttaaaattctttttatttttgacctTATAATGTACGTGTGGTCCAAAAAAGTGGTCTAGAGATTGGATTTTTTCATGATCATTTCCAAGCATCTTTATGATGTTAAAACATGGTGCTACACAATAAAAAGTAGATTTTTCCAAATAAGGATGGATTTATTACTTAAATACCCTTACCATTTTTTGTAATAAAGTATCAACAAAAGCACTTTTTCTTTATTGGCATCACACGTATTGCCAGATTATGTAATTTGTACAACGATATCTATTTGAAAAGCATGAACTTGTTAACATATTACCTTAAAATTTTAACATTCTTCTCTGTAGCTTCAGACCATTGGTGAAGGTTGAAGGGATCTCTGTCTTAGAAAATTTGTGCCTTGGACATCGCTTGCGTAACAGCTTATATCTTTCCCATGTATTGTACAAAGTTTCTCTGTCTTCTAGTTGAAAACTATAAATTCTGTGTATCTTATCCCAAGTATTTTGTTCTTGGGAAGAAACGACTGAGAAACGCCCTCTTCAACTGGTCTGAAGTAGCTGTGGtgccattttgttccaataatgttcttctagTAATGTTTTTAATGTATTGTCATATATAGATTCTAGGAAATAAATACTCCACCTCAGTGGCAAAGGATGTTTAAACACTTGTAATCTTGTtctaaagtaaaaataaaagttctTACAATTCTCTTAAGTTTTGTATACTCTAATTTATACGAAGTTTTGTTCTAATTTAATCTCAtcgttattaaattttatatcaaaTGAAGAAGCAAGAGGTGAAGTTTGATATTAGATCAAATGAGATTAGACAGGATAATCAAAATATGAGAATAGTTTTGTGAGAGTCTTTGTGACAATAAGCTTGCACTCAAATggcactactaaaaaaaaagtcattttcagACAAAATTTCGGACGGTTTTGAGATGGAATTTACGGAAAATTCCCACGGAGTTCGGACAGAAATGTGTTTTCGGACGGATTGGGCGTTGTCCGAAAAAGCCGCGTCATCATAATCTTGTCCCAAATTCCGTCCCAAAAATATTTCAGATGAATTTCGCACGATTTTCACACAAACTCGGAAGTTTAAGTTTGTGGATTGGAATAGATTTCAGATGCATTTCGGACGGAATTAAGTATCATTTCCTATGAATTTCGGAcggaattaaattcaatttcCTACGGATTTCGGacgaaattaaattaatttcctATAGTTTTCAGACGAAATTAATTTCCTACGGTTTTCGGATGAAATTAAGTTTAATTTCCTACGGTTTTCGGACGGTATTGGTATATTAACTGATGGAGATGGAGTCAGTGTTGGGGTTTGAGTTGGTGACGATGATGCTGATGGTATAGTGTTTATGTGTGGTGATGGCGTAGATTGTGCACGTGataatgatttatttagagaTACCTATGGAGATGATATAGTAGGTGTAACTTGAACAACAATTCTCCCTCTACCAGTTGAGTATCGGCCTCGAGAGGATAAAGTCCTTCCACCTCTGTTAGTACCACTTCCAGACATCTAAAACAACAATTTGATTAACTTCctcaataacttttttttaaaatcacaaATTTATTCACGACGAGCATATGCAAGAAGTAAAAAAACTTGTGGACAAAGGGGAAAAAGATACTTGGTGGTTCTGCAAATATACAGAACACCATAAAATGCCCTAAACCCACGAAAAAACTAGATATCAAGTAGTGAGGCCGGAGTCAGTGGCGTATCCAAGACCTTGGTTCAGGGGGTGCAGAGTCTTGGCGTAAATAATTTGAAcgacaaaatttataatttcataatttttttacttaaccaaaaactattttttccaaatataaataaaagtaagcacataaattttcatgtttttcatgattcaaaagtatgtagaaaatattaatttagaagTGTAATtagataaataattaatataaaattaaaaaaggaaaatgatatttattttagacatttttatttgacaaattgATGATCCACAATAATTTTAGAATggatatagtaaaaaaaagagaatgaatgaaataaacaaaaatgatttgttGAGTATTATTTGAACTAGTTTTGGATGAACACAATACAAGGGTACACTCACATATTTGAGAAAAACTGTGTAAAATATAAGTAACATAAGTATTTTCCGTATTAAATATGCAAACTGTGAACTTGGCCATGTGCTAGGAAAACTACTCTACACATTTTTAAGAAAGTAGAAGCTTGTGTTGATGGAAGACAAGTGGAAATATTTATCAGACCACCTCTTTATGCATCAGAAGGTGAGAGAAGAATAATTGGATAACTGCAAAATCCctaaggttttgtttgggagtttggaggggaagggaggggagggttaTATATGGGGggttaaaaatatatagaaaaatggacaaaaaattcacattttttgaaagaatggttttttagagaatgataaactaatacttatgattaatatacttttaattttaagaatattataacaacatagattgaatttgaaaaattcatataaaccctccataaccccccaaaaccctcccccaatacaatttttgagttcccccaaatgagggggattttttattatgagtaaaagaTTAACCTCCAAAGCTCTCTCCTctcaatgtcttctatttcttccacttgctccttccttttttccaaaaccctcccctcccctcccctccaaactcccaaacaaagcctaagtgaAACAACATGTGGTGCAAAATAAATTTCCCAGGGTGTGCAAATGCAAATAAACTTATATAGTTGGTTGAAATTTTACAATCACAGGGGGTGCAGGTGCACACCCTCACTAAGAGGTGGCTCCGTACAGACTACACGCATACCCCTGCCTCACTCCCGAACACCAAAAAAAACCACCCCAACCTGTGCTAGAACCGCAAAACAGTTGATGGACCAGATGTTGTCACATCAGAAAAATAGCAACACAGTTGTTGTCACATCATAATAGTTGTTGTCTGCAGCACCACAGGACCCGCAATCAGCACCAACTGAAAAGGCAGTAGCCGAACAAAAACTCCTAACCAAAACAGACCCAACAAACCAAGGCAATTAGACCATGACTAACAATAAAACCacaccagaaaaaaaaaatggcgtAATGTGCATATCAAGGCTGAACATAGTAAAACATCAAGGAAAAACatagtcaaaaaattattagaaatatTAACATACAAATTCATTCCTTATTATCACAAATTCAATaataatcaaccatgaaaataggttTGGTTATTGtttcataaatttaatttttttgaaaaatatgatatgatattgaAAAATAGTGGGATTTAATTGGTTTTCAGTGTAAACCTCATTTTACACCGACTTTTCATATCCAATGCactcaattatatttaactctTAAAATTTTGCCATCCAATCACACACTAAAGAAAATTAGAATAggtaatatttaaaaaatactacTACAATTAAACCAAATTATAGAATTTAAAAATGACACATACCAAAAGGAATTGACAATTGTCTCCTTCTTATTCATTATATATTAAGTTAGATCTCGGAAAACCCGTCCAACACAACCTTCATAGTTTTGGTACATGCGCCGTCATTGATTCATTTCCCGTAAACTCATTTTCATAGATTTATCATTTTCGTTTTAATACTCAGGGTATCTCCATAATAGCGATCGCATT harbors:
- the LOC120579862 gene encoding uncharacterized protein; its protein translation is MNNKQDDVHGKALGLLLKDKIKRKLISFRAKCKDKIKENGDDTTVEGLQPCLVQSSGISEVKNENAITQDLQNQEQVGAEDVAEQEHPLSDPCEDQPHNQEPHRRGRILTTILIRKEIISFHFPIDATTFPNTENLSSNLHQWEVECRKRSSGTLDTYYTHGTTTGKKLRSVTEVVNHLLPEGYTKIESKDKIEKDVEAKEEDNSLEVRDTSVLSHSVSLPKKRKTINKVMHHI